A region from the Desulfocurvibacter africanus subsp. africanus DSM 2603 genome encodes:
- a CDS encoding 3TM-type holin, whose translation MGLGSWLGIGKEAGEAMAKPVEAIGNTLDALFTSDDERLTRQEALERLRGLPALGQIELAKIEAAHRTLFVAGWRPAIGWVCAAALATYYLPQFLTASGVWVYLCLKVIYGSTDLTGIVLPAYPIGAISGLMELVLGMLGLGTLRTFEKLGGKAK comes from the coding sequence ATGGGGTTGGGTAGCTGGCTGGGAATCGGCAAGGAGGCGGGCGAGGCCATGGCCAAGCCTGTGGAGGCCATCGGCAACACGCTCGACGCCCTGTTCACCAGCGACGACGAGCGGCTGACCCGCCAGGAGGCCCTGGAGCGTCTGCGCGGGCTCCCGGCCCTGGGGCAGATCGAACTGGCCAAGATCGAGGCCGCCCACCGCACGCTGTTCGTGGCGGGCTGGCGTCCGGCCATCGGCTGGGTCTGCGCCGCGGCGCTGGCCACTTACTACCTGCCGCAGTTCCTGACCGCCTCCGGCGTGTGGGTCTACCTGTGTCTCAAGGTCATCTACGGGTCCACGGACCTGACCGGCATCGTCCTGCCGGCCTATCCGATCGGCGCGATCTCCGGGCTCATGGAGCTGGTGCTCGGGATGCTCGGCCTGGGCACGCTGCGCACGTTTGAAAAGCTTGGAGGCAAGGCCAAGTGA
- a CDS encoding N-acetylmuramoyl-L-alanine amidase: protein MDASKVTYIVIHCADTPPELDIGAAEIDRWHKQNGWDGIGYHYVIRRSGVIESGRPLDINAAPGWQTVTGAHVAGMNSRAIGICLVGGRHGKPDFSGQQRESLWLLVETLKRIAPEAEVVGHRDLDKGKTCPGFDVRAWWANRGQHGVG from the coding sequence ATGGACGCAAGCAAGGTCACATACATCGTTATCCACTGCGCGGACACGCCGCCCGAGCTGGACATCGGCGCGGCCGAGATCGACCGCTGGCACAAGCAGAACGGCTGGGACGGTATCGGCTACCACTACGTCATACGGCGCTCCGGCGTGATCGAGTCGGGCCGACCGCTGGACATCAACGCGGCGCCGGGCTGGCAGACCGTGACCGGCGCGCATGTGGCCGGCATGAACTCCCGGGCCATCGGCATCTGCCTCGTGGGCGGCAGGCACGGCAAGCCCGATTTCAGCGGCCAGCAGCGGGAGAGCCTGTGGCTCCTGGTGGAGACCCTGAAACGTATCGCACCTGAAGCCGAGGTCGTCGGACACCGTGACCTGGACAAGGGCAAGACCTGCCCCGGCTTCGATGTGCGGGCCTGGTGGGCGAACAGGGGGCAACATGGGGTTGGGTAG
- a CDS encoding tail fiber assembly protein, whose translation MRTMQTYLGNDGATYCGFEPRELSDRPIPERPSPGHAWSPVEDAWTLDLERLAAAVRAERNHKLRESDPLALPDYPHADETVRQTWQDYRQALRDLPGQEGFPLDVTWPEKPGE comes from the coding sequence ATGCGCACGATGCAGACATATCTTGGCAATGACGGCGCGACCTACTGCGGATTCGAGCCACGCGAACTGAGTGATAGGCCGATCCCTGAGCGGCCATCGCCGGGCCACGCCTGGAGCCCGGTCGAGGACGCTTGGACCTTGGATTTGGAGCGACTGGCCGCGGCCGTGCGCGCGGAGCGCAACCACAAACTGCGCGAATCCGACCCCCTGGCCCTGCCGGATTATCCGCACGCGGACGAAACCGTGCGCCAGACTTGGCAGGATTACCGGCAGGCTTTGCGGGATTTGCCGGGGCAGGAGGGCTTCCCGTTGGATGTGACTTGGCCGGAGAAGCCTGGCGAATAA